A genomic stretch from Embleya scabrispora includes:
- a CDS encoding helix-turn-helix domain-containing protein has protein sequence MDSALEDVLDAVGPRLRALRQARGITLADLSATTGVSESTLSRLESGRRRATLELLLLLSDAYDVPLDDLVGAPRAGDPRIHLKPIRRFGMTFVPLSRRPGGTQAFKMIIPARPEPLEPTLQTHEGFEWLYVLGGTLRLVVGERDVTVPADNAVEFDTSLPHWLGSADGGAVELLVLFDLQGTRAHVHGGRGVPRVRT, from the coding sequence ATGGACTCTGCACTGGAAGACGTGCTCGACGCGGTCGGACCGCGGCTGCGGGCGCTGCGGCAGGCGCGTGGCATCACCCTCGCCGATCTCTCCGCCACCACCGGGGTGTCCGAGAGCACCCTGTCCCGACTGGAGAGCGGTCGGCGCCGGGCGACCCTCGAACTGCTGCTGCTCCTGTCGGATGCCTACGACGTCCCGCTGGACGATCTGGTGGGCGCCCCGCGCGCCGGCGATCCGCGCATCCACCTGAAGCCGATCCGGCGGTTCGGAATGACGTTCGTACCGCTGTCGCGACGGCCGGGCGGCACACAGGCCTTCAAGATGATCATCCCCGCGCGGCCGGAACCGCTCGAACCGACGTTGCAGACCCACGAGGGGTTCGAGTGGCTGTACGTGCTCGGCGGCACGTTGCGCCTGGTGGTCGGCGAGCGGGACGTCACGGTGCCGGCGGACAACGCCGTCGAGTTCGACACCTCGCTGCCGCACTGGCTGGGCAGCGCGGACGGCGGGGCGGTGGAGCTCTTGGTCCTGTTCGACCTCCAGGGCACGCGGGCCCACGTACACGGCGGCCGGGGCGTGCCTCGGGTGCGAACGTAG
- a CDS encoding class I SAM-dependent methyltransferase, whose translation MDHSDAAPHRDDTAAHPTEAHPSGKDAARYWDSIHARRPAPTDPRPNPRLVETVTPLPPGDALDLGCGGGGDALWLADRGWQVTALDVSAVATSRLARQARARGLADRITATAQDIRAALPDLRFDLVNAHYFHTPYAQDRTAVLRSAADLLRPGGRLLVVDHGSTAPWSWNQDPDVRYPTPREVVEPLRLSPTRWRVERADTPHRIAAGPDGRTAEVIDHVLLVRRIT comes from the coding sequence ATGGACCACTCCGACGCCGCGCCACACCGGGACGACACGGCGGCACACCCCACCGAAGCGCACCCGTCCGGGAAGGATGCCGCACGCTACTGGGACTCGATCCACGCCCGGCGCCCCGCGCCCACCGACCCGCGACCGAACCCCCGCCTCGTCGAGACGGTCACCCCACTGCCCCCGGGCGACGCACTGGACCTCGGATGCGGCGGCGGGGGCGACGCCCTGTGGCTCGCGGACCGCGGCTGGCAGGTCACCGCCCTCGACGTCTCGGCCGTGGCCACTTCCCGGCTCGCCCGGCAGGCCCGCGCCCGCGGCCTGGCCGATCGCATCACCGCCACGGCGCAGGACATCCGCGCCGCGCTGCCCGACCTGCGCTTCGACCTGGTCAACGCGCACTACTTCCACACCCCGTACGCGCAGGACCGCACGGCCGTCCTGCGCTCCGCCGCCGACCTGCTGCGCCCGGGCGGACGACTGCTGGTGGTCGACCACGGTTCGACGGCGCCGTGGTCGTGGAACCAGGACCCGGACGTGCGGTATCCGACGCCCCGGGAGGTCGTGGAACCGCTGCGCCTGTCCCCCACGCGGTGGCGGGTCGAACGCGCGGACACGCCGCACCGGATCGCGGCCGGCCCCGACGGCCGCACCGCCGAGGTGATCGACCACGTCCTGCTCGTCCGCCGCATCACGTGA
- a CDS encoding DinB family protein, translated as MPTRRRDTPPPRTANTEVDVLRGFLDYLRTSIAAKVDGAPEPAVRTAAVPSGTNLLGLLTHLTAVEGAMFLGEKVTDWQATFRPAAEDGVTDVVARYRETVDRANTVLDTCADPGAPLPRPGRPGAAPSVRWALTHMIEETGRHAGHADILRELVDGTTGR; from the coding sequence GTGCCCACCCGCCGCCGTGACACCCCGCCGCCCCGCACCGCGAACACCGAAGTCGACGTCCTGCGCGGATTCCTCGACTACCTGCGCACCTCGATCGCCGCGAAGGTCGACGGGGCCCCGGAACCCGCGGTCCGTACCGCGGCGGTGCCCTCGGGTACGAACCTGCTCGGCCTGCTCACCCACCTGACCGCCGTCGAGGGCGCGATGTTCCTGGGCGAGAAGGTCACCGACTGGCAGGCGACGTTCCGACCCGCCGCCGAGGACGGGGTGACCGATGTCGTCGCCCGCTACCGGGAGACCGTCGACCGGGCGAACACGGTCCTCGACACGTGCGCCGATCCCGGTGCCCCGCTCCCCCGGCCGGGCCGCCCCGGCGCGGCGCCGAGCGTGCGCTGGGCGCTCACCCACATGATCGAGGAGACCGGTCGCCACGCCGGCCACGCGGACATCCTCCGCGAACTCGTCGACGGCACCACCGGTCGCTGA
- a CDS encoding alpha/beta hydrolase family protein, which yields MTTPPRIADLLGPPAPVLSVRPVVIPTPGRVVDLQVRVTAPVTGGELPILLLSHGQGHSNHLSSLDGYAPLVDFWASHGFAVVQPTHLSSTTLKLAPDTPGAPMYWRSRVEDMTRILDALDVIEAAVPQLGGRLDPSRVAVAGHSMGGHTASLLLGARLIDPDDGNEVRPADPRIKAGVLLAAPGRGGAALTAPMAEHFPFLATPDFSRMTTPTLVVAGDKDASAHLTVAGPEWHTDPYVLAPGPKSLLTLFDAEHGLGGISGYDVAETTDENPERVSTVQLLTCAYLRTALHPDDPAWQSACDALASGPNPIGRVESK from the coding sequence ATGACCACGCCACCCCGAATCGCCGACCTTCTCGGCCCACCCGCCCCCGTGCTGTCCGTCCGTCCAGTGGTGATCCCCACGCCCGGCCGTGTCGTGGACCTCCAGGTGCGCGTCACCGCGCCCGTGACCGGCGGCGAACTGCCGATCCTCCTGCTCTCACACGGGCAGGGGCACTCGAACCACCTCTCCTCGCTGGACGGTTACGCGCCCCTCGTGGACTTCTGGGCGAGCCACGGCTTCGCGGTCGTCCAGCCCACCCATCTGAGTTCGACGACGCTGAAACTCGCCCCCGACACCCCCGGGGCACCCATGTACTGGCGATCGCGCGTCGAGGACATGACCCGCATCCTCGACGCGCTCGACGTGATCGAGGCCGCCGTGCCGCAACTCGGCGGGCGCCTGGACCCGAGCCGGGTCGCCGTCGCCGGACACTCGATGGGCGGCCACACCGCGAGCCTGTTGCTGGGTGCCCGGCTCATCGATCCGGACGACGGGAACGAGGTGCGCCCAGCCGACCCGCGGATCAAGGCGGGCGTACTGCTCGCCGCGCCCGGCCGAGGCGGCGCCGCCCTCACGGCGCCCATGGCCGAGCACTTCCCCTTCCTCGCGACACCGGACTTCTCCCGGATGACCACGCCCACCCTCGTGGTCGCCGGTGACAAGGACGCCTCCGCCCATCTGACGGTCGCCGGCCCCGAGTGGCACACCGACCCGTACGTTCTCGCGCCGGGCCCCAAGTCCCTGCTCACCCTGTTCGACGCCGAACACGGACTCGGCGGAATCTCCGGCTACGACGTCGCCGAAACCACGGACGAGAACCCCGAGCGCGTGAGCACGGTCCAACTCCTTACCTGCGCCTACCTGCGCACCGCGCTCCACCCCGACGACCCCGCGTGGCAATCCGCGTGCGACGCCCTGGCGTCCGGCCCGAACCCCATCGGCCGCGTCGAATCCAAGTAG
- a CDS encoding CGNR zinc finger domain-containing protein gives MPEDFGADNPRGLYFIADLANTVQGDPEVGAPALQALLAHHGGPPFTLSGDDARQLRVAAARLIRILETDDEDRAAEAINGLLDEYPAQPCLVRLPGRPWSMHAKAPRGADPAHWLLATCALALGLWLGERGRCAWGRCAAPDCDHFFIDTGRRTPQRYCTPRCATRVRVAAYRGRRGIDETEPGSVY, from the coding sequence ATGCCCGAGGACTTCGGTGCGGACAATCCCCGCGGCCTCTACTTCATCGCCGACCTGGCGAACACCGTCCAGGGCGACCCCGAGGTCGGCGCGCCGGCCCTCCAGGCCCTCCTGGCGCACCACGGCGGCCCACCGTTCACGCTTTCCGGGGACGACGCCCGGCAACTGCGCGTGGCCGCCGCGCGGTTGATCCGCATCCTGGAGACGGACGACGAGGATCGGGCGGCCGAGGCGATCAACGGCCTCCTCGACGAATACCCCGCGCAGCCCTGTCTGGTCCGCCTCCCCGGGCGCCCCTGGTCGATGCACGCGAAGGCGCCCCGGGGTGCCGACCCCGCCCACTGGCTCCTGGCCACCTGTGCCCTGGCTCTCGGACTGTGGCTCGGCGAGCGCGGTCGCTGTGCCTGGGGGCGGTGCGCCGCGCCCGACTGCGACCACTTCTTCATCGACACCGGCCGCCGTACCCCGCAGCGGTACTGCACCCCCCGCTGCGCCACCCGGGTCAGGGTGGCCGCGTACCGGGGTCGGCGGGGAATTGACGAAACGGAACCAGGTTCCGTATATTAA
- a CDS encoding FAD-dependent monooxygenase → MHAPPSTTPVLIVGGGPIGLTLSILLSRYGVDHLLVEARPGTSRHPKARGIAARSMEILRRCGLEDAVRDAGLPAAQVFFYRGRNLVDPDFVRTGVAHDASCGDEHTPAPGVICSQDALEPVLLRRAREWAPDRIRFGMRLLSFTGAEAEAGDERTSETGAGAGLDVLLEDRDTGRRHTVRAAWLVGCDGAAGTVRPRAGIAMDGPTGLAHYLSIRFEAPLGAVVADRASAAYFLAPPALGGFMAVDNDRNWIYQYPFDPEHPRASEDLDDPHRLAALVRTAAGIPDLDVTVRDTLSWRMDARLAAGYRSGRVLLAGDAAHVVPPTGGHGMNTGIGDADNLAWKLAAVVAGRADPALLDSYDAERRPVARRVIDVSDGNARSRTGYRIDDELLLTAAYRSTAVAPDPDLPAPPPLDVTGYHPSGAPGHRAPHVRLVGPPEVASTLDLVGPDFTLITAADTPAWHRQADAAAAVGIPVTVHPLDGVRLREEHPGAFRRLYGLPASGAALVRPDGHIAWRAAAPPANPELREVLRRVLIGGG, encoded by the coding sequence ATGCACGCACCACCATCGACGACTCCCGTCCTCATCGTGGGCGGCGGACCGATCGGCCTGACGCTGTCGATCCTGCTGTCCCGATACGGCGTGGACCACCTGCTGGTCGAAGCGCGTCCGGGCACCTCCCGCCACCCCAAGGCCCGTGGCATCGCGGCCCGTTCGATGGAGATCCTGCGACGCTGCGGGCTCGAGGACGCGGTGCGCGACGCGGGTCTCCCGGCCGCACAGGTCTTCTTCTACCGGGGTCGGAACCTGGTCGATCCGGATTTCGTCCGCACCGGCGTCGCCCACGACGCGTCCTGCGGAGATGAGCACACCCCCGCACCCGGGGTGATCTGCTCCCAGGACGCGCTGGAACCGGTGTTGCTGCGCCGGGCCCGCGAATGGGCACCCGACCGCATCCGATTCGGCATGCGCCTGCTGTCGTTCACCGGGGCCGAGGCCGAGGCAGGAGACGAACGCACGTCCGAAACCGGGGCCGGGGCCGGCCTCGACGTCCTCCTCGAAGACCGGGACACCGGCCGCCGGCACACCGTGCGCGCCGCGTGGCTCGTCGGTTGCGACGGGGCCGCCGGTACGGTCCGCCCCCGCGCGGGCATCGCCATGGACGGTCCCACCGGCCTCGCCCACTACCTCAGCATCCGCTTCGAGGCGCCGCTCGGCGCCGTCGTGGCCGACCGGGCCAGTGCCGCCTACTTCCTGGCCCCGCCCGCACTCGGCGGCTTCATGGCCGTGGACAACGACCGCAACTGGATCTACCAGTACCCCTTCGACCCCGAGCACCCGCGCGCGAGCGAAGACCTCGACGACCCGCACCGGCTCGCGGCCCTCGTCCGCACCGCCGCCGGCATCCCCGACCTCGACGTGACCGTCCGCGACACCCTGTCCTGGCGGATGGACGCCCGACTCGCGGCCGGCTACCGCAGTGGGCGCGTGCTCCTGGCCGGCGACGCGGCCCATGTCGTCCCGCCCACCGGCGGACACGGGATGAATACCGGGATCGGCGACGCGGACAACCTCGCCTGGAAGCTCGCCGCCGTCGTGGCCGGGCGCGCCGACCCGGCCCTCCTGGACAGCTACGACGCCGAACGCCGCCCGGTCGCCCGCCGCGTGATCGACGTATCCGACGGCAACGCCCGCTCCCGGACCGGCTACCGCATCGACGACGAACTCCTGCTCACCGCCGCCTACCGCTCCACCGCCGTCGCCCCCGACCCCGATCTCCCGGCCCCACCGCCCCTGGACGTCACCGGCTACCACCCGAGCGGCGCCCCCGGACACCGCGCCCCGCACGTCCGCCTCGTCGGCCCGCCCGAAGTCGCCTCCACCCTCGACCTCGTCGGCCCGGACTTCACCCTGATCACCGCCGCCGACACCCCCGCCTGGCACCGACAGGCCGACGCCGCCGCGGCGGTCGGGATCCCCGTCACCGTCCACCCGCTCGACGGCGTCCGCCTGCGCGAGGAACACCCGGGCGCCTTCCGGCGGTTGTACGGCCTGCCCGCGAGCGGCGCCGCCCTGGTCCGCCCCGACGGGCACATCGCCTGGCGCGCCGCCGCGCCACCGGCGAACCCCGAACTGCGCGAGGTGCTGCGGCGCGTCCTCATCGGGGGCGGATGA
- a CDS encoding PucR family transcriptional regulator produces MTNHHRRSLARVVEDFGRTFLDLVHGDADTVEEIGGVVIHDPYDEPAYPRHAVVLGPAVHGPVEIARLLGTPRVHGVAALIVRGPVEPDDEVARVAAETGIAVLALTRGASWAQLAAMLRTLLTEGDFGDAGGQTLGGVPSGDLFALANAVATLLDAPITIEDRRSHILAFSGRQDEADPSRVETILARRVPEKYLRVFESRGVFKELYRTGEPLLIAPAVDDPDEPALWRTAVVVRAGDEILGSVWAAVREPLSPERTAAFRDAAQLVALHLLRHRAGTDAEHRLRADLVTTVLEGGAGATDALARLGLVHEPTVVLALGVVPDGAEDDTRLTAERQRLTSAFAVHLHAVQPRSAVALLGDVAYAVLPAPGDPVAARERAVQIADNFLERTGDRVKALVGVGSIAEEPTALRRSRRNADRALRVLSSGEVKLRVASIADVHIDALLLEMRDLAAVNGDELVGPLARLVAYDAKHQSNLVETLRAWLDAFGDVTSASASMFVHPNTFRYRMRRMAKVGRVDLQDPAARFAMTLQLRLMGPQSGGSVGDDAARSTGAR; encoded by the coding sequence CGACCCGTACGACGAACCGGCCTACCCCCGGCACGCCGTGGTGCTGGGACCGGCCGTGCACGGACCCGTCGAGATCGCCCGGCTCCTGGGCACACCCCGGGTGCACGGCGTCGCCGCCCTGATCGTGCGCGGACCCGTCGAGCCCGACGACGAGGTCGCGCGCGTCGCAGCCGAGACGGGCATCGCCGTGCTGGCACTGACCCGGGGCGCTTCTTGGGCCCAGCTCGCGGCCATGCTCCGCACGTTGCTCACCGAAGGCGACTTCGGCGACGCCGGCGGGCAGACCCTGGGCGGGGTGCCCTCGGGGGACCTGTTCGCCCTCGCCAACGCCGTGGCCACGCTGCTCGACGCGCCGATCACCATCGAGGACCGCCGCTCGCACATCCTCGCCTTCTCCGGCCGACAGGACGAGGCCGACCCGTCGCGCGTGGAGACCATCCTCGCCCGCCGCGTCCCGGAGAAGTACCTGCGCGTCTTCGAGAGCCGGGGCGTGTTCAAGGAGCTGTACCGCACCGGGGAGCCGCTGCTCATCGCCCCGGCCGTCGACGACCCGGACGAACCCGCGCTCTGGCGCACGGCGGTCGTGGTCCGGGCGGGCGACGAGATCCTCGGCTCGGTGTGGGCCGCGGTCCGCGAACCGCTCAGCCCGGAGCGCACCGCCGCGTTCCGGGACGCCGCCCAACTCGTGGCCCTGCACCTGCTGCGCCATCGGGCCGGCACCGACGCCGAGCACCGGCTGCGCGCCGACCTGGTCACCACCGTTCTGGAGGGCGGCGCCGGCGCGACCGACGCGCTGGCCCGCCTGGGGCTGGTGCACGAGCCGACGGTGGTGCTCGCGCTGGGCGTGGTCCCGGACGGGGCCGAGGACGACACCCGACTCACCGCCGAGCGACAACGGTTGACGTCGGCCTTCGCGGTGCACCTCCACGCCGTGCAACCCCGTTCGGCCGTCGCGCTCCTGGGCGATGTGGCCTACGCCGTGCTGCCCGCGCCGGGCGATCCGGTCGCCGCGCGCGAGCGTGCCGTACAGATCGCCGACAACTTCCTGGAACGCACCGGCGATCGGGTCAAGGCGCTGGTCGGCGTCGGATCGATCGCGGAGGAGCCCACCGCGCTGCGCCGCTCGCGTCGAAACGCCGACCGTGCGCTGCGGGTGTTGTCGAGCGGTGAGGTGAAGCTGCGGGTCGCCTCGATCGCCGACGTGCACATCGACGCGCTGCTGCTGGAGATGCGCGACCTCGCCGCCGTCAACGGCGACGAACTGGTGGGCCCGCTGGCCCGATTGGTCGCCTACGACGCCAAGCACCAGTCGAACCTGGTCGAGACGCTGCGGGCCTGGCTGGACGCCTTCGGCGACGTGACCTCCGCGTCGGCGAGCATGTTCGTGCACCCGAACACGTTCCGCTACCGCATGCGTCGCATGGCCAAGGTGGGTCGGGTCGACCTTCAGGACCCGGCGGCGCGGTTCGCGATGACGCTGCAACTGCGGCTGATGGGGCCGCAGTCGGGCGGATCGGTCGGGGACGACGCGGCGCGGTCCACGGGGGCGCGGTAA